The Sciurus carolinensis chromosome 18, mSciCar1.2, whole genome shotgun sequence region GGGTGGAGTGGGGGCACCTTCCACACCTTCGCACATCCCAAAGCAGCCAAGGCCTGGGAAACAGAACCTCCGTCCCCAGGGCCACAGGGCAGAACGTTCTCAGGCAGCAGGTGGCTCGGCCGCCCAACCAGCAGCCCTGCCTGTGGTTATTTTTGCAAAAGTTGGTTTTTGctttgccaaaaagcaaaacGAAGGGAAGAGACAGCAACCTCTACTCCAAGAGCTCAGGGACACCGCAGAGGGCTCTGGGAACATGCTGGGGAGGACGGGAAGAGGAAGTGAGTGGCAGTAGAGGCCTATGGGTACCTGGAAGAGCTGGGTAGGGCAGCAAGGGGGATCCCTGAGCCACCCCAGCCCTAGGGCCACAAGAGGCTCCCAGGAGGCCACTGGCAGCTGAGCCTCTCAGATACGTGGCCAGACTGTGCAGAAGGGGCAAAGGTTTGGAATTCTGGGAGAATCCAGAACTCCAAatggtgtttcttttcttttttcagggctAGAGATGGTGCCCAGGGCCCCACCCGTGCTGAGTACCAGCTCTACACTGAGCCTCACCAGCTGTAGGGAAGGGTTAATTTTGCTCTTCTGAAGTTTCGTGGATTTTCTTCTTTGACATCAACTGACAAGAGACACGCTGACGGGAAATACCATAGAAAAGTTATTACCCGTCCCAACGTTGCAGCCACGCATGCAGCGTGGGGCACGGCCCCCGAGTTCCCCACACTGGGAAAGGGTTGTTCCAGGGGCAGTGAGGATGGGGGACAGACCCAAAAAGGAAGGAGGGTGAGGCGGGGACAGCAGCCAGGGGAAGAGGACAcaagcacccccccccccaggcTGCAGGACCAACAcccacatttacattttaaaacaggtGCTCCAGTCCAGTGCAGGTGCGCATGCCTGGGAACTCACAGCTCTGCGGGGGGAGGGTCCCTTTGGGAGGTTCAGCAGAGCGGGTGCCACTCTAACCCTGGCACACAGCATGGTTTCAGCCCCACTCACCCCTCAACCAGGAATCCTTGTGCAGGACACACCTCGCCCAACAGGACATGGCCAACTGCCTTAAGGAGTCCCCGGAATATCCACCCACGCTGGCTTCTCCCAGGGTGGTCCTGCTCACCAGCTCAGTCCTCCCAGGAAGGGAGTTGGAAAGAGAAGCCCCTCTTCCCCATGCTcagccctgctcctccttccACTCTTGCCCCAACACATGGCCCAGAGGAGCGCCTCCTTGAGCTGGGTCTGAAGGGTGGCTAGGTTCCCACAGATGCGGCGGGGAGGAGAGACCCGCGGGAAGGCGCTTTCCAACAGTCCACCAGAACATTAAGTGGGACTGGGGAGGGGAAGCAGGGGGAGCGAGGTCAGCAGGGACCACAGGTGCCAGGGAAGATCCATTAAGCCCTAGGGACCACTGTGGAGCAAGAGTGAGACCCCAGAGAGAGCTGGGGTCTTCCAGCTGCACAAGAGCCGGACCAGGGTAGAGGAGGAAGGGTCTCTAGGAGACCTCGGGACTCTGCAGGGCCAGCTGCCTGTCTGTCCGTCGGCTGGTGGTATCCAAGCACTGACAGAAAAGAATCCAGAGCAGTACGTCCCTCAGGCACAGTCGCTGGGAGACCCGGCAGGGCTGTAGGGAGCAGAGGACCTGCTGCAGGAATTAGAGAAGGTGGgctttatggtttggatggggtgtgtcccctccaaaactcacatCAAGGGACCGTGGGTACAGccaatggtagagcactggcctagcaagcacgaggccctggacTCCATTGCTaggacaggaagaagaaaaaactcatgttgaaatttggtcCCCAGTGTAACAATGGTCTTGGGACCTTTAAGAAGGGATTAGGTCACGGCTGCACAGGCTCACGAGTGAATCAACACTGCTTTCTCAGGACTGGGTTAATTCTTGCAGAAATGAGTGGGTTCTtttggtgtttttaattttatttatttcacagtgctggggattggacctaaTAAGTGAGTTCTTACAACCCACGGAGGCTGCTTCTGTTTTGTCTCTTCTGCACATGCCCGTTTGCTTTTCTGCCATGAGCTCAATCAGCATAAGGCCCTCTCCAGATGATGCCACCAGATCTTGAACTTTcaactccagaactgtaagcttaaataaacttctttcctcTCTAAAGTTCTCAGTCTTAGATAttctgtcatagcaacagaaaacggaCTAAGGAGGACCGACAGCATTGAAGGAATCGAGACATCCTGACATGTTACCTTAGTTGCCAGCCAAGAACTCAGCCTCCACAGAGGCTGGGAGAGGGCACGAGACTTCAGGGTCAGAGACAAAGGATGATTTGCTACTGACAGCAATAGCAGGGGACTACGGTGTGAGCATCATGCATTCCTTCCTTGAGTCCAAATCCCACAGGGTCatgaagaggatcagatggcaccCATGTGCCATCTAGTGACAGAGGTCAGGGGCCCCACCTGAACTGTGATCCACTGAGGACTTTGCCCTACGCGACCCCAGCCCTGCAGTCCTGCCAGCCCAAACCTCATTGTATTGTCACCATGGTACACACAGCGGGTGTGGTTCAGGAAAGGAGGTCAAACCTTAATAATGAGCAGAAAACAAGTGTGTTCTTTGTCCCAGGAGGAGACTCCCTTCCAAGGTTATTTGATAGACAAAGTCCAGGACAAAGGGCCATTAATTATGCTTCACTTGCAAGATGTGTAAAACCAAAAGACAGAGAATTGGGTTCCAGCCGAGGAATGACTAGGAAGAACACAGAGCGAGGCAGGGATCCCCCGGAAGGCTAGGTGAGGGGTGATGGTGGTGCTGTCCACTGAGATGGGGCAGAAGGGAGGAGTGGGGCGGGAAGAGGGGCGCAGGGGATGCTGGGAGTATGAAGGTGGTGGCTGAAATCAGGATTTGAActactccctctctctcctccctgctccccttgTTGGCCTGCCCCCCACTATCGCCCAGCGTCCTCCTACCCAGAATTCCACCACACCTCTTATGTAGAGATCAGTCTGCATGTGGTCAGGGCAGGAGCCCCCAGGGGTGTCCCATCTGGTCTCAGTCTCAGCTCTGCTCACACGCTGCCTTCTGCGGCCCCTCACCCAGCCCCAGAGCCCTCGTCTTGGTCCCCAAGCAAGATTCCAGCAAGGCTTCTCTGTGGCTCTGTGGCTACCCAGACCACAGAAAGGAGGGACAGGAGGGGTCACAAGACCTGGGCATCTAGTGACAGAGGTCAGGGGCCCCACCTGAACTGTGACCCACTGAGGACTTTGCCCTACCAGCGACCAGGAACTGCGACCCCAGCCCTGCAGTCCTGCCAGCCCAAACCTCATGGTCACCCTGCCGACTCCTGCCTTCCCTTCCTGCAGGCCACCTCTGAAAGCAAGGACCATGCCCGGGATCGTGCCAGCTGCACAGAACGCTCCATAAATATGGTTGAGTTGAGAAACGAATGAAGGGCTTGACGGTGAGACCTGTGCACTGCTTGCAACAGGCCCTGGTTTCTGTCCCAAATGCCACAAAAAGGACAgtaaattgaatgaatgaatgaatgaatgaacgaaggGCCCTACCAGCAAGTGGGAGCCTGAGGGCAGCAGAAGCCCTCAATTTAGAGTCTCCCTCTGGGAGTCCCTCTGCCCTCAGTCCAAGTTCCCTCCCTGTCCCTTCTCTTTGCCACTCAGCACTGGGTTCAAGGCGGTCCATGCAGGATTGCACTGTGCGACCTTGGAGTTGCACCTTCGAGGTAACCTGCTGGACCGGCTGGGACAACCCAGTTATCAGCAGCCGCTGCCTTGCACACGCCAAGAAGTGCCATTCCCAGGTCCCTGTCCCGCGGGGTGTCCCAGTCCCGGACAGAGGACCTGCCTCGGATCTCCTGCCAACCCCGAAGCCCCGCGCCAGCTTTCAAGCGCGCTTCCCTGCGGGTGCAGGACGGCCGCGCGGCCGCGCGGGGGCAGCAGACACCCGGGCGCGGGCCCTGCGCGGGGCGCTTAGCTGGAGGTGGCCGGCAGTTTCCAGTTGTGTGTTTGGCTCCCATCCGCCCGCGAGGCCGGATTTCCAGCGACAGCAACATGGTGTCATCCCCAGGATCTCGCTTTGTGCCGGTCCCGTAACTCCTGGGTTGCAGGAGGCAAAACCACCGAGAAATGATCAGGATCCATATTCTTTCCTGTATCCCATGTCTCAATATTAAAAACTTAATTCCTTATCTTCACTTTTTCTTCAGGGGTACACAAAAATGATCCATGTGACACCATAGTGATGGGACTTGCACTTTTTGATGCTAAAAATGGCTTTATCCGAGCTGCACACATGTAAAAATGATGATTATAAACTATGGAAGTCTCGGAACCCTATTCTGGTTAGGAGAGCAGGTTTTGGATTTGGAAAGGCCTGGGTTGGAACTGACCTCTGCCGCCTGCTTACAAGCCCATGACCTTGAACACGCTGCCCAGAGTTTGCTTATCTATAAAACAGGTAATGTACTTAGAAGAAACTgccagagaggagaagggaggagtcGGTGAATTAGGGTCTGTGATGTGCTTTGGGACAATGCTTGGGGCTTGGGGGGGGTCAGCCTCTGATAAAAAGGAACTCACGAAATCTTGGAAACTAAGCAAGCTCCACATTGgacagaatttctttaaaatgtgtgcaAGTTTACAAAAGGAAATTACCTGGGGTGCTCAAATTTTTGTTAGTTCACAAACTGAGAtgtgaaaataatcattttaaccAAACTGCTTTCAGGCAATTCACTTGGAGCCCAACATAatactgaaatttcaaaataattttttttaaatctgcaaaaTACAAATTAGTATCACTGCAACcttaaaattaatgcaaaaaatttaacataaaaatgaaggaaatgctttttaaagttctttaaagAGATATAAAGTAGCCATGCCTGATGGcccacagctactcaggaggctgaggcaggaggatgcaagtttgaggccagtttcagcaatttagtgaacctaagcaacttagcaagatcctgtctcaaaattagaataaataagtaaataaataggactaaggatgtagctcagtggtaaagggcccctgagttcagtccccagtgcccacacacacacacaaagtcataCTTAGTGTTAGCAGGTGTTCAGTacatatttgtcaaataaatgaatgacttaaTTGCTGAGTTAAAAAGAAAGTCAGCCAGGCAGAGTggtgtacctgtaatcccagtgacttgggaggctgaggcaggaggatagcaatttCAAGGCCtacttcagcaactcagcaagaacttgtctcaaaataaaaagggctggggatgtagctcagtggtaaagggcccctgggttcaatccccagtaccacaaactaATAACAATCattattattgattatgttattgttgttgttattattattattattattattattattattattaaaggccTGCCTGGAGGGACAGAGACACACACATGGGCCATGGAAGCCCTTTATCCATCAACAGGGAAATGGACATATAAACTCTGCGTGTCATTTGAGGGATGACTTAGGGGCAATTTAAGCAGGTGAGATCCAGGAGCATAGGGGTGGACAGGCCTCAGGGACAAGGCTAAGTGGAAAGGAGACCCGCAGGGTGGTAGCTTCGGCGCGATGGATTCACATCCGCTTCTCCAAACCCACTGAGGAATGTCCTGTGTGGTTCTAGATACCTAATGCACATagtaaaaatagagaaacaaatcCTGGAAGGTTCCTGCCCATGCGTGGCAGTAACTGGGACAGCAGGTGGAAGCaggaaaagtcaaaagaaaacctttttcACTTCCTACTTTCAAATCCCTGGAGCAATGAGAACAAAATGCTCACATTTGTACATTCCGAGTGGTATGCCTGAAGGGTGAAAATAAGCCAGTGGAGCAAAGATCTCAAGAAAGAGTGGTCCAGAAAACagaagtgcaaaggtcctggggcataCCAGAAGGAGGAGAGCAGTGAGAGGGGAGAGGGTATGGAAATTGGACTTGGGGTTTTGAAGCAGGTGAACACACTTGCCAAATGTGTACTGTGAAAACATCCTTCTGGTTGGGCACAGTTTGTTAACTGCTGAAATTGAGTTTGAACAAATACAGGCAGAACAAGGGACATGATATCGCTTTGTTCTCTCATGTGTGTTTTGAAATTTAagtctgaaaacattttaaaattatgacttaGAGgcagaggtgtagctcagtggtacagcacctgcgTGGCACTCGATGCCCTGGGTTCACTCGCGGGCACCACACATAACGATAATCATCTGcctctggctattgtgaagaaAAGGCACTGTGGATGGGACagaagaggcagggaggccaggaaggaggcTGCCGCAGGGTCTGGGCAGGAGAGAGGGCAGATGGGACTGGAGTGGCCGAGGTGCAGAGAAGGAAAGGCGTGTTTCGCATTCACAAGATTTGCTGAGGGACAGAACGGGAGGGACAGGGCTTGGCTGAGCCTCAGCATGAAGATGGCTCTGGCCTCTGCTGAGATGGGACGGGTTGGGGGTGGAGGAAGAGCAGACCTGGGAGTGGAGAGAGGAGCCAGTCAGGCGTGGGCACGTCACTGGCCCAGGCCTGTGATCTCCAAAGAGGAGACATCAGGTACACAGCTGTGTAGAGCCCCGCTCAGGGGATCCTGGGGCAGTGAGCCCTCAGCAAGTTGGGAGTCAGTGGCATGTAAATCCTCAGGACTGGACGAGGTCAcccaggaaaggagaggagaagggaggcaCAGGACAGCCCCTGCTCCGTGGGTgtagaggggaggagaggagaggagaggaggagccaGACAGAAGGAGGGGACCCATCGCACCATCAGTCTGGACGCACACATGGGCACAGCCCAAGGAGTAGGTGCCATAGCCCCACTGAAGGCCACTGCCCTGTGCCACCCCCCTGGAGGCAGCGCTCACACCCGGGCCTGAGCC contains the following coding sequences:
- the LOC124970799 gene encoding uncharacterized protein LOC124970799 encodes the protein MQTLSSGCHLILAATVPRGRRQKAKRPSVDSGPSDKNERHTGSPALGLCFLLTARLGLGPLLASIWALESQRSYGTGTKRDPGDDTMLLSLEIRPRGRMGAKHTTGNCRPPPAKRPAQGPRPGVCCPRAAARPSCTRREARLKAGAGLRGWQEIRGRSSVRDWDTPRDRDLGMALLGVCKAAAADNWVVPAGPAGYLEGATPRSHSAILHGPP